A stretch of Ascochyta rabiei chromosome 6, complete sequence DNA encodes these proteins:
- a CDS encoding Chromatin assembly factor 1 subunit, with product MKAAPLLVSWHNENAPIYSAHFEPSGKGRLATAGGDNNVRLWKVDSNGEDRKVTYLSTLVKHTQAVNVVRWSPRGEVLASAGDDGNILLWVPAENQTNTHNFEEGLEDKESWRVRTMCRSIGSEIYDLAWSPDGVYFITGSMDNVARIYNAQTGAIVRQIAEHNHYVQGVAWDPLNEFIATQSSDRSVHIYTLKTKDGKFALDPHNKVAKMDLPARRISSNSPAPPDFGARASFAVDSALSVGSPVPSMPGTPQSLALPAMHPPPTSHSRRSSFGAMSSPSVRRSASPAPSMPLPAVMPNSPSLSSIGTLGVRNAPIYFNETLTSFFRRLTFAPDGSLLFTPAGQYKALNPSLADVGKPTEDITNTVYIYTRAGLNKPPVAFLPGHKKPSVAVRCSPVYYTLRQSGPPTKHVTIDTSMDDDMPSLPEPVLPSMHPTSHSSMDPPPITSAPSPAPAASPAPAEGEGPPSGPPSAFSLGYRMIYAVATQDAIHIYDTQQQKPLCIVSNLHFATFTDLTWSSDGSTLLMTSSDGFCSAITFNPGELGEKYTGPLASQSKRQATPAAINISAAQSSNHSTPTATPTGINIPIQTIEKAPAMQRQPSAGFPASPSSFVPARPGSPTRSNSVSSIATASSFAPGVADSGSMNAPTPAMSSVPSLAAANSGPVPTWTPPLTPAHGQGNTHSASSSVSGVPAMLPGGRESEQSESGREDIAVSGLRKRDLQSVPEDDGRESKKRRIAPIPVTMANEGDSAIVSEENTPAPAAPGQHR from the exons ATGAAGGCTGCACCGCTGCTGGTGTCCTGGCACAACGAGAACGCACCCATATACTCTGCCCACTTCGAACCCTCCGGCAAGGGACGACTAGCAACAGCTGGAGGAGACAACAATGTGCGG CTCTGGAAGGTTGACAGCAACGGAGAAGACCGCAAGGTCACCTATCTCTCCACCCTAGTCAAGCACACACAAGCCGTGAACGTTGTGAGGTGGAGTCCACGAG GCGAGGTGCTTGCCAGTGCTGGTGACGACGGCAATATACTCCTCTGGGTGCCAGCTGAGAACCAGACAAACACACACAACTTCGAAGAAGGTCTGGAAGACAAGGAGTCATGGCGAGTCAGGACAATGTGCAGGTCTATAGGATCTGAGATATACGATCTCGCTTGGTCACCCGACGGCGTGTACTTCATCACGGGCAGTATGGACAATGTTGCCCGCATCTACAACGCCCAAACAG GAGCTATTGTACGGCAAATCGCCGAGCACAACCATTACGTGCAAGGTGTAGCGTGGGATCCTTTGAACGAGTTCATTGCGACACAATCGTCGGATCGCTCAGTACACATCTATACCTTGAAGACAAAAGACGGCAAATTTGCGCTTGATCCACACAACAAGGTCGCGAAAATGGACCTTCCCGCTCGACGCATATCCTCGAACAGTCCTGCGCCTCCCGACTTTGGCGCTCGAGCTTCATTTGCTGTCGACTCTGCCCTCAGCGTTGGCTCTCCTGTGCCTTCAATGCCTGGCACTCCACAGTCCCTGGCTTTGCCTGCCATGCATCCACCACCTACATCCCACAGTCGCCGTTCTTCCTTCGGTGCTATGTCATCACCGTCAGTGCGTCGCTCTGCTTCGCCAGCACCATCGATGCCTTTACCCGCAGTCATGCCCAACTCACCCAGCTTGAGCAGCATTGGCACCCTTGGTGTTCGCAATGCACCTATCTACTTCAACGAGACTTTGACCTCATTCTTTCGACGTCTGACCTTCGCCCCTGACGGAAGCCTGCTCTTCACTCCCGCCGGACAGTACAAAGCTCTCAACCCATCGTTGGCAGATGTTGGCAAGCCAACCGAAGACATCACCAACACCGTGTATATCTACACTCGGGCTGGCTTAAACAAACCTCCGGTTGCCTTCTTGCCTGGACACAAAAAGCCCTCGGTGGCCGTGCGTTGCTCGCCTGTCTATTATACCCTACGCCAGAGTGGTCCACCTACCAAGCATGTCACTATCGATACGTCTATGGACGACGACATGCCGTCTCTCCCAGAACCCGTACTGCCCTCCATGCATCCCACATCACACTCCTCGATGGACCCACCACCTATCACAAGTGCGCCCTCGCCCGCACCAGCAGCGTCACCCGCGCCGGCAGAAGGCGAAGGTCCACCATCTGGTCCGCCGTCAGCATTCAGTCTGGGCTATCGTATGATCTACGCGGTTGCAACTCAGGATGCGATCCATATTTATGACACCCAACAACAAAAGCCACTGTGCATTGTCAGCAACCTGCACTTTGCCACATTCACTGACCTCACCTG GTCGAGTGACGGGTCGACTCTGCTCATGACGTCTTCAGACGGATTTTGCTCCGCTATCACCTTCAACCCTGGCGAATTGGGAGAGAAGTACACGGGACCTCTCGCCTCGCAAAGCAAACGGCAAGCGACTCCAGCTGCGATCAACATCAGCGCCGCACAATCGTCGAACCACTCCACCCCCACAGCAACCCCAACGGGCATAAACATTCCCATCCAGACCATAGAGAAAGCGCCAGCCATGCAACGACAACCTTCGGCAGGGTTTCCTGCATCGCCAAGTTCGTTCGTACCTGCAAGGCCTGGCAGTCCGACAAGAAGTAACTCTGTCTCAAGCATTGCCACGGCATCGTCATTCGCCCCAGGCGTTGCTGACTCAGGCTCTATGAACGCACCTACTCCAGCAATGTCCTCGGTACCTAGTCTCGCGGCAGCAAACTCTGGCCCTGTTCCTACGTGGACACCACCACTCACTCCGGCGCACGGGCAAGGCAATACCCACAGTGCAAGCAGCTCTGTAAGCGGTGTTCCGGCAATGCTACCCGGAGGAAGAGAAAGCGAACAAAGCGAGTCAGGTCGTGAAGATATCGCAGTGTCTGGCCTGAGGAAGCGCGATCTGCAGTCTGTACCAGAAGATGACGGTCGAGAGAGCAAGAAGAGGCGCATTGCGCCTATACCTGTCACTATGGCGAACGAGGGCGACAGTGCGATCGTGAGTGAGGAGAACACACCTGCACCAGCGGCCCCCGGTCAGCACCGATGA
- a CDS encoding Sugar (and other) transporter, translating into MDEIGFTIYHGNEALHPSISLLVLKSRKPSVLSGFGYAVDSFTLLIQSIIAGQAGLEFNSSYPNGLTIAVCVGMLVGALFWGIGADVVERKIDFNVSLIICSLFASVAGASPNWEVLRLFVCLNAFGAGIASGCLRSWQLGGVRSMNKHTVERWNIQR; encoded by the coding sequence ATGGACGAGATTGGGTTCACAATCTACCATGGTAACGAAGCGCTGCATCCCTCAATATCATTGCTGGTACTAAAGTCTAGGAAACCGTCTGTCCTGAGCGGATTCGGCTATGCAGTCGACTCTTTTACTCTCCTTATCCAGTCCATCATTGCTGGCCAAGCTGGCCTCGAGTTCAATTCCAGCTATCCCAACGGCCTTACTATCGCAGTATGCGTGGGTATGCTCGTCGGCGCATTGTTCTGGGGCATTGGGGCGGATGTTGTTGAACGAAAGATTGACTTCAATGTATCGCTCATCATCTGCTCCCTCTTTGCGAGTGTGGCAGGTGCAAGCCCGAATTGGGAGGTGTTGCGTCTGTTTGTATGCTTGAACGCGTTTGGCGCCGGTATCGCCAGTGGATGCTTACGCTCATGGCAGCTTGGTGGGGTACGTTCGATGAACAAACACACAGTTGAAAGATGGAACATACAGCGATAG
- a CDS encoding Guanine nucleotide-binding protein subunit gamma, translating into MPAMMAAAPYEIRTGGDGKSKKQSMAELKLRRLTELNQRLREDLERRRIPVSEAALDLIAFTDKEPKDWMVPSRWGTIDKREDPYAPQQSNGCCIVM; encoded by the exons ATGCCTGCCATGATGGCTGCCGCGCCCTACGAGATCCGGACTGGCGGCGACGGCAAGTCCAAGAAGCAGAGCATGGCCGAGCTGAAGCTGCGACGCCTGACCGAGCTCAACCAGCGCCTGCGCGAGGACCTCGAGCGCCGCAGGATACCCGTCTCCGAAGCCGCTCTGGA TCTCATTGCATTCACAGACAAGGAACCCAAAGACTGGATGGTGCCTTCACGATGGGGAACA ATCGACAAGCGCGAAGACCCCTATGCCCCTCAGCAAAGTAATGGATGCTGCATCGTAATGTAA
- a CDS encoding eukaryotic translation initiation factor 3 subunit A, protein MAPPPHSKPENTLKRAQELIGVQQQQAALQLLHEHVTSKRTRSSPIASLEPVMILFVELCVDLRKGKLAKDGLYQYKNTAQNTNVGTIELVFKKFIELAEAKVTEAQAKADEVQSSLEGTSGDAKNIEDLEASETPESILLSTVSGEQARDRTDRAIVTPWLKFLWETYRTVLDIFKNNARLELMYQSTAHQAFQFCSKYARKTEFRRLCELLRNHLQNAAKFSSQMHAINLSDPDTLQRHLDTRFQQLNVAVELELWQEAFRSVEDIHTLLSLSKRPAKNVMMANYFEKLTRIFLVSENYLFHAAAWSRYYNLLRQSAAAVASGQGSKKDNPAVTEADMTKAASFVLLSALSIPVISTSRSRGALVDVDAAKNNKNSRLTNLLGMNQAPTRAILFKDALSKGLLKRARPEIRDLYNILEVDFHPLSICKKISPILAQIGADEEMKKYVGPLQQVILTRLFQQLSQVYDSVQIKFVLDLAQFPEPFGVSKATIEKFIMNGCKKGDLAIRIDHATGVLTFDSDVFSSAKAMHTGSGAGSAETETRSVQRLQSTPAEIVRSQLTRLAKSLFVTCQYVDPSFNAERIRLKEAALARAKEGAEQEHQETLARRDIISQKKEAAAKALQAKESEEQTKKALRQQQLKEEEARRLAEEQRLRAEQRIKAEQQRIQREEIEKQLKELKQTTKVDIDLPENIDDLDSTRIRILKLQALEKEKSLLGETLRISGKRIDHLERAYRKEEIKHLKEDYEKQMKADEEAYEKAKAEELKEAEQRHKEDVALKHRLSRLVPIYSDFVTTVKQNRKAEFEKRSRAAQKELEAKKAARVKEVKERFAKEKREREEAERRQREEEEREAAEAEAKAAAEEEKRARMAEEKAKRDEERKALDEKARIQREREEAAEAKLQARKAGGFRSEVPDRTLSRGAPAAAEPESSGPPRLALAGGKPSWRDRMAAKDSGEGPPAAPAAQPTPVTAPTATPPPSEAPPSQRSGYVPPHLRGAGGAAPGGGWREREAAGRSGDAPARAERPERTDSSSPAAGGRYEAPRRGFGGDSDRKASPATGGRWEPPSRRGAPADGEREPESRPPPAGGASDGKYRPGAFRRT, encoded by the exons ATGGCGCCTCCACCGCACAGCAAGCCCGAGAACACTCT CAAACGCGCCCAGGAACTCATCGGCgtccagcagcagcaggccgCCCTGCAGCTCCTCCACGAACATGTCACCTCCAAGCGCACCCGCAGCAGCCCCATCGCCTCGCTCGAGCCCGTCATGATCCTCTTCGTCGAGCTCTGCGTCGACCTGCGCAAGGGTAAGCTCGCCAAGGACGGCCTGTACCAGTACAAGAACACCGCACAGAACACAAACGTCGGCACCATCGAGCTCGTCTTCAAGAAGTTCATCGAGCTCGCCGAGGCCAAGGTCACCGAGGCCCAGGCCAAGGCCGACGAGGTCCAGTCCTCGCTCGAAGGCACCTCGGGCGACGCAAAGAACATCGAGGACCTCGAGGCCTCGGAGACCCCCGAGTCCATCCTGCTCTCCACCGTCTCGGGCGAACAGGCCCGCGACCGCACCGACCGCGCCATCGTCACCCCCTGGCTCAAGTTCCTGTGGGAGACCTACCGCACCGTGCTCGACATCTTCAAGAACAACGCCCGCCTGGAGCTCATGTACCAGTCCACCGCCCACCAGGCCTTCCAGTTCTGCTCAAAGTACGCCCGCAAGACCGAGTTCCGCCGTCTCTGCGAGCTTCTGCGCAACCACTTGCAGAATGCCGCAAAGTTCTCCTCCCAGATGCACGCCATCAACCTGTCCGACCCCGACACACTGCAGCGTCACCTCGACACCCGCTTCCAGCAGCTGAACGTCGCCGTCGAGCTCGAGCTGTGGCAGGAGGCTTTCAGGAGCGTCGAGGACATCCACACCCTGCTCAGCCTGAGCAAGCGCCCTGCCAAGAACGTCATGATGGCCAACTACTTCGAGAAGCTCACACGCATCTTCTTGGTCAGCGAGAACTATCTGTTCCACGCAGCCGCATGGAGCCGCTACTACAACCTCCTCCGCCAGTCCGCTGCTGCCGTTGCCTCTGGACAGGGCTCCAAGAAGGACAACCCCGCCGTCACCGAGGCCGACATGACCAAGGCTGCCTCTTTCGTCCTCCTTTCCGCCCTTTCCATCCCCGTCATCAGCACATCCCGATCCCGCGGTGCGCTTGTCGACGTCGACGCCGCCAAGAACAACAAGAACTCTCGCCTCACCAACTTGCTCGGCATGAACCAGGCGCCCACCCGTGCCATCCTGTTCAAGGACGCCCTCAGCAAGGGTCTGCTCAAGCGTGCTCGCCCTGAGATCCGCGACCTCTACAACATCCTCGAGGTCGACTTCCACCCTCTGTCCATCTGCAAGAAGATCTCCCCCATCCTCGCGCAGATTGGCGCCGACGAGGAGATGAAGAAGTACGTGGGCCCGCTCCAGCAGGTCATCCTTACCCGTCTCTTCCAGCAGCTGTCCCAGGTCTACGACTCGGTTCAGATCAAGTTCGTGCTTGACCTCGCTCAGTTCCCTGAGCCCTTCGGTGTTAGCAAGGCTACCATCGAGAAGTTCATCATGAACGGCTGCAAGAAGGGTGACCTTGCCATTCGCATCGATCACGCTACAGGCGTCCTTACCTTTGACTCTGATGTCTTCTCCTCTGCCAAGGCCATGCATACTGGATCGGGTGCTGGCTCCGCCGAGACCGAGACTCGCTCCGTCCAGCGTCTCCAGAGCACACCGGCCGAGATTGTTCGATCTCAGCTCACACGCCTTGCCAAGTCCCTCTTTGTCACCTGCCAGTATGTTGATCCGTCGTTCAACGCAGAGCGCATCAGGCTCAAGGAGGCTGCCCTTGCCCGTGCCAAGGAGGGCGCTGAGCAGGAGCACCAGGAGACCCTCGCTCGTCGCGACATCATCTCCCAGAAGAAGGAGGCTGCCGCAAAGGCGCTCCAGGCAAAGGAGAGCGAGGAGCAAACCAAGAAGGCGCTCCGCCAGCAGCAGTTgaaggaagaggaggcaCGCCGCCTTGCCGAGGAGCAGCGTCTCCGCGCAGAACAGCGCATCAAGGCTGAGCAACAGCGCATTCAGCGTGAGGAGATTGAGAAGCAGCTCAAGGAGTTGAAGCAGACCACCAAGGTTGACATCGACCTCCCTGAGAACATCGATGACCTTGACTCGACTCGCATCCGTATCCTCAAGCTGCAGGCTCtcgagaaggagaagagccTGCTCGGCGAGACTCTCCGCATCAGCGGCAAGAGGATCGACCACTTGGAGCGTGCCTACCGTAAGGAGGAGATCAAGCACCTCAAGGAGGACTACGAGAAGCAGATGAAGGCCGACGAGGAGGCTTACGAGAAGGCCAAGGCCGAGGAGCTGAAGGAAGCCGAGCAGAGGCACAAGGAGGACGTTGCCCTCAAGCACCGCCTGTCCCGACTCGTACCCATCTACTCCGACTTTGTCACCACCGTCAAGCAGAATCGCAAGGCCGAGTTCGAGAAGCGCTCGAGGGCCGCACAGAAGGAGCTCGAGGCTAAGAAGGCTGCCCGCGTCAAGGAAGTCAAGGAGAGATTTGCCAAGGAGAAGCGTGAGCGCGAAGAGGCTGAGCGACGACagagggaagaggaggagcgTGAGGCTGCTGAGGCTGAGGCCAAGGCTGCCGCTGAGGAGGAGAAGCGCGCGAGGATGGCCGAGGAGAAGGCCAAGAGGGACGAGGAGCGCAA GGCCCTCGACGAGAAGGCACGCATCCAGCGCGAGCGCGAGGAGGCTGCGGAGGCCAAGCTCCAGGCAAGGAAGGCTGGCGGTTTCCGCTCCGAAGTCCCCGACCGCACATTGTCCCGTGGCGCACCCGCTGCCGCAGAGCCCGAGTCCAGTGGACCACCCCGTCTCGCCCTCGCTGGCGGCAAGCCCTCGTGGCGTGACCGCATGGCCGCAAAGGACTCTGGCGAAGGCCCCCCTGCTGCGCCCGCTGCTCAACCCACTCCTGTCACTGCTCCTACGGCTACTCCCCCTCCCTCTGAGGCACCACCTTCCCAGCGCTCCGGCTACGTTCCTCCCCACCTGCGAGGAGCTGGCGGCGCTGCCCCCGGTGGAGGCTGGCGTGAGCGTGAGGCTGCAGGACGCAGCGGTGACGCGCCAGCTCGTGCTGAGCGTCCCGAGCGTACCGACTCTAGCTCTCCTGCCGCTGGTGGCCGCTACGAGGCTCCTCGCCGTGGTTTCGGCGGTGACTCTGACCGCAAGGCATCCCCCGCTACAGGTGGCCGGTGGGAGCCTCCCAGCCGTCGCGGCGCACCCGCCGACGGCGAGCGTGAGCCCGAGTCCCGCCCTCCTCCCGCGGGCGGTGCTAGCGATGGCAAGTACAGGCCCGGTGCCTTCAGGCGCACTTAG